In Rhodanobacter denitrificans, a single window of DNA contains:
- a CDS encoding RHS repeat-associated core domain-containing protein: MPRFFLFLALALGLLASPHQAKAVMVAHPVICTTGTPGYQQSYVCDVTWIDDGDGGGGGNGSVGVGGGGGGSPHTSVNTQSTVNQNNSKNPKLPCDKTTTTSVVTASDPIDTSSGSKIEKVTDFAEPGEMGLTFERYYNSRFSCAGSNAPCTTNVGTWTTNLDYELDVICYYQSTGGNPDRPIRCGPVTFTRPDGSSLNFVSTTAFFGTTNGAPNPGPFSPVGTATLTNNGNSTYTLRDEDAQVLTFDSQGNLLSIKDPSGIGWTLTHPDGNTTVVTHTNGTSFKVALVAGSGGTYGSAKQINVTDPAGGVYVYQSTVGVWDSFTNPVSHLGVVSSETLPGSPSTTVAYKYLPDNSATGSYAQLAEVDYNGVAHDVTTYDGAGRANLSSMADGTQKTTIVYGGNGIGPTATVTNPLGHIAVYQYNGSQLLLSVTGTGNAALHCDASFAQNTYDANGNLATSADNNGNTTQYVYAATGLLQKKTEAAGTASQRITDFTWDTTAGMDRPLSIKIEGLSETDFAYDSNNRLAAQTLKNLTTVGTQPALTTTYAYTYYANGMLKTRSVTHPSLNGSNTDVYTYDTLGNLATVADGLGHTTTYSSYSLLGRPGQISGPNGDVTNYTYDARGRVASIVRHPNGVAATWTYTYDGFGLPAGVTAPDNSVSGITRNAYMQVTSVTHNDKDGTSTESFSYDANGDVVTRIVARGGDIGVEATASYDGLGRMYQKHGMHGQTLTYAYDKNDNVVSVTDALGHAITYQYDALNRVTQSTDPNAGVTKYTYDLAGHVITVTDPRGLVTTYAYDGLGQLWSQSSPDTGTTTFAYDAYGRRYSMTRADGVQTIYGYDTLNRPTSVSAGGLTQSTAYDSCTHGIGRPCSVSDANSTTSYTYTPEGWITGRGFSIGGTSYALGYGYDSVGHVASVVYPDGNSAAYSYINGAVSGVTVTVGGTSASAVSAVTYRPGGTAMASWTSSNGLTNTLVYDSDGRLGSINVPGVQNLAFTYDAADRITQITNGLDGSMTETIGYDAMSHLTTETSGADNESYTYDAAGNRTHQVVNGNTTTYSMAATSNRLATLSGTWNTTWGYDAEGAITTANGTTVYQYDPFHRLVNANGTSYVIGPEGQRLRKMSASGVTTYFAPDRSGTLLAENQSGTWMDYVWLNGRLVTAIVNGGKYPVHADQTGRPMAVTNSNSQAIVWQAQGLPFTNQVTTNVWRTFNLGFPGQYHDLESGMWQNGARDYNPYIGRYVESDPIGLGGGINTYAYVGNNPLSNIDPFGLQDTSKEQKENAVQGATNLAGAAVLPDSAGAVSDIGGALGQGAVAISSGIQTLAQQDYNAFTAPEGGTHIYPKLFGDMNWSQYPTFAEAWKAYLMKRLGKCP, from the coding sequence TTGCCGCGTTTTTTCTTGTTCCTTGCTTTAGCTCTGGGGCTACTCGCCTCGCCTCATCAGGCCAAGGCAGTCATGGTAGCCCACCCGGTGATTTGCACTACTGGCACCCCTGGGTATCAGCAAAGCTACGTGTGCGATGTGACATGGATTGATGATGGCGATGGCGGCGGCGGTGGAAATGGTTCCGTTGGCGTTGGCGGCGGGGGCGGCGGTTCTCCGCATACCTCCGTCAACACGCAAAGTACCGTCAACCAGAACAACAGCAAGAACCCGAAATTGCCCTGCGATAAAACAACCACAACAAGCGTAGTCACTGCCTCCGACCCCATCGATACCAGTTCAGGTAGCAAAATAGAAAAAGTCACCGATTTCGCCGAGCCCGGCGAAATGGGTCTGACCTTCGAAAGGTATTACAACTCCCGTTTTTCCTGCGCTGGATCCAACGCTCCATGCACGACAAACGTGGGAACGTGGACCACCAATCTGGATTACGAACTGGATGTCATCTGTTACTACCAGAGTACGGGAGGTAATCCGGATCGTCCCATTCGTTGCGGGCCAGTGACCTTTACACGACCCGATGGATCCAGTCTGAATTTCGTATCCACGACGGCCTTCTTCGGGACGACGAACGGAGCCCCGAATCCCGGGCCCTTTTCTCCCGTGGGTACCGCCACGTTGACGAACAATGGCAACAGCACCTACACCTTGCGCGACGAGGACGCCCAGGTGCTGACCTTCGACAGCCAGGGCAATCTGCTTTCGATCAAAGACCCTTCGGGCATCGGCTGGACGCTGACCCATCCCGACGGCAACACCACTGTCGTTACGCACACCAATGGAACGTCATTCAAGGTCGCCTTGGTCGCTGGATCGGGTGGAACCTACGGGTCGGCCAAGCAGATCAATGTGACTGATCCCGCCGGTGGCGTGTATGTCTACCAGTCGACCGTCGGGGTATGGGATTCCTTCACGAACCCCGTCAGTCACCTCGGTGTCGTCAGCTCCGAAACGCTCCCTGGTTCGCCTAGCACCACCGTGGCGTACAAATATCTGCCGGACAACTCTGCCACCGGCTCGTATGCTCAATTGGCCGAGGTCGACTACAACGGCGTGGCCCACGACGTCACCACCTACGACGGCGCCGGCCGCGCCAACTTATCCAGCATGGCCGATGGCACCCAGAAAACCACGATCGTTTACGGCGGCAACGGCATAGGCCCGACGGCGACGGTGACCAATCCTCTGGGGCATATCGCGGTGTATCAGTACAACGGCAGCCAGTTGTTGCTGTCGGTGACGGGGACGGGCAATGCTGCCTTGCATTGCGACGCTTCGTTTGCCCAGAACACCTACGACGCCAACGGCAACCTGGCGACCTCCGCCGACAACAACGGCAATACCACCCAGTACGTCTACGCGGCCACTGGCTTGCTGCAGAAGAAGACCGAGGCAGCAGGAACGGCATCACAGCGCATAACGGATTTTACGTGGGATACCACGGCAGGCATGGACCGGCCGCTGTCGATCAAGATTGAGGGGCTATCCGAAACCGACTTCGCCTACGACAGCAACAACAGGCTGGCCGCGCAGACGCTGAAGAACCTAACGACGGTCGGAACGCAGCCGGCGCTGACGACCACCTATGCCTATACGTATTACGCCAACGGCATGCTCAAAACTCGTTCTGTGACTCACCCCTCGTTGAACGGAAGCAACACGGACGTTTACACGTACGACACTCTCGGCAATCTAGCCACGGTCGCCGACGGGCTGGGGCATACCACGACGTATAGCAGTTACAGTCTGCTGGGCCGTCCCGGCCAGATCAGCGGCCCTAACGGTGATGTGACCAATTACACCTACGATGCGCGTGGCCGGGTGGCCAGCATTGTCCGGCATCCCAACGGCGTGGCGGCGACGTGGACCTACACCTATGACGGATTCGGGCTGCCCGCTGGCGTAACGGCTCCCGACAATTCGGTGTCCGGCATCACCCGCAATGCCTATATGCAGGTCACCAGCGTCACGCACAACGACAAGGATGGCACATCCACCGAAAGCTTTTCTTACGATGCCAACGGCGATGTCGTCACGCGTATTGTTGCGAGAGGTGGCGACATCGGTGTCGAGGCGACGGCGAGCTACGACGGGCTGGGTCGCATGTACCAGAAGCATGGCATGCACGGGCAAACCCTCACGTATGCCTACGACAAGAACGACAATGTAGTGTCGGTGACCGATGCGCTCGGTCATGCCATCACGTATCAATACGATGCGCTGAATCGTGTGACCCAGTCGACCGACCCGAACGCCGGCGTCACGAAGTACACGTACGACCTCGCCGGCCATGTCATCACGGTCACCGATCCCCGGGGCTTGGTCACCACGTACGCTTACGACGGTCTCGGGCAACTCTGGAGCCAGTCCAGTCCGGACACCGGCACCACGACCTTCGCCTACGACGCCTACGGACGTCGCTATAGCATGACGCGGGCCGATGGCGTGCAGACGATCTATGGCTATGACACGCTCAATCGTCCCACCAGCGTCAGTGCCGGTGGCTTGACGCAGAGCACCGCCTATGACAGCTGCACGCACGGTATCGGCCGGCCATGCAGTGTGAGCGATGCCAACAGCACCACGTCGTACACCTACACGCCGGAAGGCTGGATCACGGGTCGCGGCTTCTCGATCGGCGGCACCAGTTATGCGTTGGGCTACGGCTACGACAGCGTGGGCCATGTGGCGAGCGTGGTGTACCCCGACGGCAACAGCGCCGCGTACAGCTACATCAACGGGGCGGTGTCGGGCGTCACCGTCACGGTGGGTGGCACCTCGGCCAGCGCGGTCAGTGCGGTGACCTACCGGCCCGGTGGTACGGCGATGGCGTCGTGGACCTCCAGCAATGGGCTGACCAACACACTGGTCTACGACAGCGATGGCCGGCTGGGTAGCATCAACGTGCCTGGCGTGCAGAATCTGGCTTTCACTTACGATGCCGCGGACCGGATCACACAGATCACCAACGGACTCGATGGTTCGATGACCGAGACTATTGGCTACGATGCGATGAGCCATCTCACCACGGAAACCTCCGGCGCTGACAACGAGAGTTACACCTACGATGCCGCCGGTAACCGCACCCACCAGGTGGTCAACGGCAACACGACCACTTATTCCATGGCAGCCACGAGCAACCGTCTGGCCACCCTGTCGGGCACTTGGAATACCACATGGGGCTACGATGCCGAGGGCGCCATCACGACGGCCAACGGTACCACGGTGTACCAGTACGACCCGTTCCACCGTCTGGTCAACGCGAACGGGACGAGCTATGTGATCGGTCCGGAAGGCCAGCGGTTGCGCAAGATGAGTGCGTCGGGGGTCACCACGTATTTTGCGCCCGATCGAAGCGGGACGTTGCTGGCTGAGAACCAGAGCGGGACGTGGATGGATTACGTGTGGTTGAACGGGCGGCTGGTGACGGCGATTGTCAATGGCGGGAAGTATCCGGTGCATGCCGATCAGACGGGACGGCCGATGGCGGTGACCAACTCGAACAGTCAAGCCATCGTGTGGCAGGCGCAGGGCCTTCCCTTCACAAATCAGGTCACGACCAATGTGTGGCGCACCTTCAATCTCGGGTTTCCCGGCCAGTACCATGACCTCGAGAGCGGGATGTGGCAGAACGGTGCGCGGGACTACAATCCTTACATCGGGCGCTACGTCGAGAGCGATCCGATCGGGTTGGGAGGGGGAATCAACACCTATGCCTATGTCGGCAATAATCCGCTCAGCAACATCGATCCTTTTGGCTTGCAGGATACTAGCAAGGAACAGAAGGAGAACGCTGTTCAAGGCGCCACGAATCTCGCAGGAGCAGCCGTCCTTCCTGACAGTGCAGGAGCGGTTTCGGATATCGGAGGCGCACTCGGGCAAGGCGCGGTGGCGATCAGTTCGGGAATACAAACGTTGGCGCAGCAGGACTACAACGCCTTTACGGCACCCGAAGGCGGCACACACATTTATCCAAAATTGTTTGGGGACATGAATTGGTCGCAGTACCCCACTTTTGCCGAAGCATGGAAGGCCTATTTGATGAAGCGGCTTGGAAAATGCCCATGA
- a CDS encoding CPBP family intramembrane glutamic endopeptidase: MSSWTLLAQILRPWPYRLLFFGLAIVALSVFTYRFNDKYSVPLIAAKRFGAALLGGQFLAAAATILFFGWNIGWRIHPDPVIVEDWVGAFWHFYVDDFFSKVGLGLAVLGLVLAGGVTWKSIGIRRPSLSIPSVLVIVAVAYLVLHFLVAPVSLNLWEWCLRFFGADLSQGNDGIDPLQWEVWSLRQVASQIGILGPALIVLCIGILAPVIEEMFFRGMLFTALLERLPTWGALIGQALLFAVIHLDLVRLPYLIVLGLVLGYLVKRTSSLLPAVLLHIIINVLSLIAVMT; this comes from the coding sequence ATGTCATCGTGGACGCTTCTGGCACAAATACTGCGGCCGTGGCCATACCGTCTGTTGTTCTTTGGGCTCGCTATTGTCGCTCTGTCTGTCTTCACCTATAGATTCAATGACAAGTATAGTGTCCCCCTCATCGCTGCGAAACGCTTCGGAGCTGCCTTATTGGGCGGTCAATTTCTAGCAGCGGCCGCAACGATCTTATTTTTCGGTTGGAACATCGGGTGGCGGATTCACCCTGATCCCGTAATTGTCGAAGACTGGGTTGGAGCGTTTTGGCACTTTTATGTAGACGATTTCTTTTCTAAAGTCGGCCTCGGCTTGGCGGTGCTCGGTCTTGTATTGGCGGGTGGTGTGACGTGGAAATCCATCGGGATTAGACGTCCCAGTCTTTCGATCCCATCGGTATTAGTTATCGTTGCTGTGGCCTATCTTGTTTTGCATTTTTTGGTAGCGCCAGTCAGCTTGAACCTTTGGGAATGGTGCCTCAGATTTTTTGGCGCCGATTTAAGTCAAGGCAATGATGGTATTGATCCACTGCAGTGGGAAGTGTGGAGCTTAAGACAAGTCGCCAGTCAGATCGGCATTCTTGGGCCTGCACTAATCGTGCTTTGTATAGGGATTTTGGCGCCAGTTATCGAGGAGATGTTCTTTCGAGGCATGCTGTTTACGGCCTTGTTAGAGAGGTTACCGACTTGGGGTGCGTTGATCGGCCAAGCACTACTATTTGCAGTGATACACCTCGATTTGGTGCGATTGCCCTATCTGATTGTGCTTGGTCTGGTACTTGGTTACTTGGTAAAGCGAACATCTTCTCTGCTGCCCGCAGTGCTTTTGCATATCATTATCAATGTCCTTTCATTGATCGCCGTGATGACTTAG
- the tnpB gene encoding IS66 family insertion sequence element accessory protein TnpB (TnpB, as the term is used for proteins encoded by IS66 family insertion elements, is considered an accessory protein, since TnpC, encoded by a neighboring gene, is a DDE family transposase.), protein MSMKRSGVGGTGRPCAWWLVSAPVDFRCGADRLLVHVREVLGREPLDGSAYVFRNRRATRIKVLMVDAQGVWLSVRRLHQGRFVWPSAGETLWSLGHAQFAWLCAGVDWQRLSAPMPLEKCV, encoded by the coding sequence ATGAGCATGAAGCGGAGTGGAGTGGGCGGCACAGGTCGACCGTGCGCATGGTGGCTGGTGAGTGCGCCGGTAGATTTTCGCTGTGGTGCGGATCGGCTGCTGGTGCACGTGCGCGAAGTGCTGGGGCGGGAACCGTTGGACGGTTCAGCGTATGTGTTCCGCAACCGCCGCGCCACACGCATCAAGGTGCTGATGGTGGACGCGCAGGGCGTGTGGCTCTCGGTGCGTCGATTGCATCAGGGGCGATTCGTCTGGCCGTCGGCGGGTGAGACGCTGTGGTCGCTCGGTCACGCGCAGTTCGCATGGTTGTGTGCGGGAGTGGACTGGCAGCGTTTGAGCGCGCCGATGCCGCTTGAAAAATGCGTGTAA
- the tnpC gene encoding IS66 family transposase, with translation MDHAAINDITDVQTLRAMLADCGAVIAAHEQTIAQRDHTIAFKDAKIDKLTHEIARLRRVQFAAKSERMDPAQRELFDEAMAADIAALETELAALREPAQPAARPPRQPVRRTLPPELPRIETIHEPASCDCGTCGAALVKIGEHVSEKLDIEPMTFFVRRDVHPQYACRTCETIVAEPVAPSILDRGLAAPGLLAQVAIQKYTDHLPLYRQEAIFARAGITLSRTTLAEWIGAVGVALQPLVDALRTKLLASHVLHADETPVAQLDPGAGKTKRAYLFAYRNTGEQPIVLFDYCPSRAGKHAAAFLGNWRGALMVDDYAGYKALFTSGITELACWAHARRTFVDAHKASGSPIAEDAVRRIGELYAIEAKLRDLDDEVRTRERRRHLAPKLDALKHWLDDLQPKALGNSGLSRAVDYTLRRWSALVRVLDDGAWPIDNNPIENAIRPIAIGRKNWLFAGSQSAGQRAAALMSLIATAKANGLEPHAWLTDVLTRLPTTKDRDIITLLPLA, from the coding sequence ATGGATCACGCAGCGATCAACGACATCACGGACGTCCAAACGCTGCGTGCGATGCTGGCCGATTGCGGTGCGGTGATTGCCGCCCACGAGCAAACCATCGCCCAGCGCGACCACACGATCGCGTTCAAAGACGCGAAGATCGACAAGCTCACCCACGAGATCGCGCGCCTGCGCCGCGTGCAGTTCGCAGCCAAGTCCGAACGCATGGATCCGGCCCAGCGCGAGCTGTTTGACGAGGCGATGGCCGCGGATATCGCGGCGCTGGAGACGGAACTGGCCGCCTTGCGCGAGCCCGCCCAACCGGCGGCTCGCCCACCCCGCCAGCCGGTTCGCCGCACGCTGCCGCCGGAGCTGCCGCGTATCGAGACGATCCACGAACCGGCCTCCTGCGACTGCGGCACCTGCGGTGCCGCCTTGGTGAAGATCGGCGAACACGTCAGTGAAAAGCTGGACATCGAGCCGATGACCTTCTTCGTGCGCCGCGACGTGCATCCGCAATACGCCTGCCGCACGTGCGAGACCATCGTCGCCGAGCCAGTCGCACCCAGCATCCTCGACCGCGGCCTCGCCGCCCCGGGCCTGCTGGCCCAGGTCGCGATCCAGAAATACACCGACCACCTGCCGCTGTACCGGCAGGAAGCGATCTTCGCGCGCGCCGGCATCACGCTATCGCGCACGACACTGGCCGAATGGATCGGCGCGGTCGGCGTGGCGCTGCAACCGCTGGTGGATGCGCTGCGCACCAAGCTGCTTGCCTCGCACGTCCTGCACGCTGACGAAACCCCGGTCGCCCAGCTCGACCCCGGTGCCGGCAAAACCAAACGCGCTTATTTGTTTGCGTATCGCAACACCGGCGAGCAGCCCATCGTCCTCTTCGACTACTGCCCCAGTCGCGCCGGCAAGCATGCCGCCGCGTTCCTCGGGAACTGGCGCGGAGCGCTGATGGTGGACGACTACGCCGGCTACAAGGCGCTGTTTACCTCCGGGATCACCGAACTGGCCTGCTGGGCGCATGCGCGACGCACCTTCGTCGACGCTCACAAGGCCAGCGGCAGCCCGATCGCCGAAGACGCCGTGCGGCGTATCGGCGAGCTCTACGCCATCGAAGCCAAACTGCGCGACCTCGACGACGAAGTGCGCACGCGCGAACGACGAAGACACCTCGCGCCCAAACTCGACGCACTCAAGCACTGGCTGGACGACCTTCAACCCAAGGCGCTGGGCAACAGCGGCCTAAGCCGGGCCGTCGATTACACGCTCCGACGCTGGAGCGCACTCGTGCGCGTCCTCGACGACGGCGCCTGGCCGATCGACAACAACCCCATCGAAAATGCCATCCGGCCGATCGCCATCGGTCGCAAGAACTGGCTGTTCGCCGGTTCCCAAAGCGCCGGCCAACGTGCCGCCGCCCTC